Within the Jatrophihabitans sp. genome, the region CGATACCTTCCTCGGATGAAGCCAGCCGTTCACTCACGATCTGGTCGAACAGGGCCGATGCTCCGTCCAACCGTCCCCACGTCCAGTCGTACCAGCGACCACTTTCCGAGGCGAAGGCTCCGAAGTGTTGCAGGCGCTCTCCCTGCAGCTTGTTCTTGGGCCAAGAGGCTTGCTTCTCGAGTTCTCTGAGAGCCTTGACAATCGGTTGGGCAGCAGGAGTGAGGTTGACGTAGCGGAAACGAGGCACGTCATTACGTGAGGCGCCCCATGAATGCACTGAGCTCACGATCTCGACCGCGAGGGAGAATGCGATCAACTCTGTTGCGCTCACCTTGGAAAAGCAGGCGGCCACCGCGTTCGCAGCCTGGTGAACGGTTTCCTGGATCACGGCCGTCCGATCGTTGTAGAAGCCTTGCAGCGCGGCGATCTGGTCAGGCTCGATCAGTGCCTGTTGGCTGATGGCTTGCATGCAACGGTGATATTCGTCCTTGAGCTCGGTGATCCTTCGCTGTGCGCGGCCGATTATGAGCATCGAGTCGTGGAATCGACGCTGAGCATGCGCGGGTTCGGCGTCAGCAGCGGCAACCAGGGCACGCCCCCACCATCGCAGCACCCGATCGGCGACGGGCAGGCCGTAGGTCCAGTGGCCATCCGGTTGCGCGAAGTCTTGGGGAATGCCCGGGCGTAGTGGAGGGTTTGTCGCTGCATCCGGAATTCGCCAGACCCGGCCGGTTGGGCTGCCGAGTTCAGCGAACTGGCGCTCCAGAGCCTCATTGCGGCCCCGCTGATAGAAAGAGAACAGGCTCGCGGCCGCATTGCGGTAATCCGCTGGGTTGGAATTCTTACCGGTGAGGAGCTCTTGGATCGCGCTGTGCGGCTGTGAAACGGCATACCCCATCAGACGGAAGGCGTCTCTGAGGGCATCGTCGTCCAGCCTCTGGTCCGGCTCGCGAACAGCTGCCAACAGCGCGCCGAACACGCCAACGATATCCGGTGTCTGCGAGGCGTCACCTGTACTGGGCATGACCACGGTCTCTACCGACGGCGTGACATAGAGGAGCGTGCGGTCGAACGGAGTCGACACCGGGCGATCCAGCAGCGCCTCCAGCAGCGGTTCGAACGGTGCGTTGTCCAGCACCCCGCCATCCATCAGCAACGAACGTTGAACCCCGGGATCATCGGCGAGATACAGCGGCGTGCGGCGCTTGTACAGCTCTGCGGATTCCCTCACCTGCTCGAAGGCGACCGGGAACGACGCCGAGGCCCGCGCCGCCTGAGTCAGCGTCTCCACGTCAGCGAAGGCGTCCGGGGCGCGTGCGGGTGCCGGCGCCCCGGCCTTCCGGTCGCCGTCGCCGGTCTCGTCGCTTTGCGCCGAGGGGTCCGCCCGCCAATGCTCGAACCGATACACCCGTCTGCTGTCGACCACGGATGCTTGCTTGTTCCTTTCCAGAAGCCGAGGCCGCGACGGCGCGCGCACTGCGGTTGCCGTGATCAGCAGCGTGCAATCGCCCTCAAGACTGCTCGATGACGGTGACTCTCTGATCTGGGTCAGCACGCTTCTGATCTGATCCTGGAAGTATGTCCCGTTGAGCAGTGACTTGAC harbors:
- a CDS encoding DUF3376 domain-containing protein; its protein translation is MDSGKKPVDAELLKEVRVAVVLNGGVSLAVWIGGVTHELNLVRLASRGAVFDGRPADEGENAVVGVWKEILDFAKRRVEIDIIAGTSAGGLNGAFLAAAIAGGTSPPHMGQKWAQLADLASLADPPEEGVKSLLNGTYFQDQIRSVLTQIRESPSSSSLEGDCTLLITATAVRAPSRPRLLERNKQASVVDSRRVYRFEHWRADPSAQSDETGDGDRKAGAPAPARAPDAFADVETLTQAARASASFPVAFEQVRESAELYKRRTPLYLADDPGVQRSLLMDGGVLDNAPFEPLLEALLDRPVSTPFDRTLLYVTPSVETVVMPSTGDASQTPDIVGVFGALLAAVREPDQRLDDDALRDAFRLMGYAVSQPHSAIQELLTGKNSNPADYRNAAASLFSFYQRGRNEALERQFAELGSPTGRVWRIPDAATNPPLRPGIPQDFAQPDGHWTYGLPVADRVLRWWGRALVAAADAEPAHAQRRFHDSMLIIGRAQRRITELKDEYHRCMQAISQQALIEPDQIAALQGFYNDRTAVIQETVHQAANAVAACFSKVSATELIAFSLAVEIVSSVHSWGASRNDVPRFRYVNLTPAAQPIVKALRELEKQASWPKNKLQGERLQHFGAFASESGRWYDWTWGRLDGASALFDQIVSERLASSEEGIADRCEDLRRKLADAILAAEKTMTSDLRAETERVLKSGPYDILERMPQRNQTIRVLRRNAQTLVRNSRMNSLLKFTVNRLIGMAVSVATTTLTVTIARTRLENGVRRLLTWPGRIFRRSRH